In a single window of the Penaeus monodon isolate SGIC_2016 chromosome 3, NSTDA_Pmon_1, whole genome shotgun sequence genome:
- the LOC119597220 gene encoding cytochrome P450 2L1-like: MLVEVVLTAVLAVLLWAAFFRRPEGLPPGRWGLPVFGYIPLTRKSMEEQILDLHKKHGDIVIWRMGNQLMVFISDYQLGKEALARADFANRPDWEMFKFLEDFPLGVGASNGAHWHANRRFTLRQLRDLGMGKSKLVAGIQEQATKLVERLKQQANQAAPVPHALKVAVVNVIWNMVAGKMFEMEDKRLAEFDKLLQDLNAATFALGVRDFFPGLKYLPKFLQNLLFSMDLVEGFKEKFLAFFDEVVNEHRASLDPNNPGDLVDAYLLEMKEGSESPDVIRSEKDLGLLVLDLFFAGSETTTNTLTFMVQYLAMHPDIQKTMQEEIDQVLPKGTLATLEDKARLPYTEAVLHEILRLSSLLPVGAQHSAVTDTQLGGYFIPKGTTISTSAVFMHSDPRYWEKPEALKPERWLDENGKFTTKKEGFMPFGSGKRVCLGESLARMELLIFATAMLQSLSFAPPPGATLDVTADPAIPMFHTPRKQDVFITLR, from the exons GCCGCTGGGGTCTGCCCGTGTTTGGCTACATTCCCCTGACCAGAAAGTCAATGGAAGAGCAGATTCTCGATCTTCATAAAAAGCATGGCGACATCGTTAT ATGGCGGATGGGGAATCAGCTGATGGTCTTCATCTCGGATTACCAGCTGGGGAAGGAGGCGCTGGCGAGGGCTGACTTTGCCAACCGACCGGACTGGGAGATGTTCAAATTCCTAGAAGATTTTCCTCTTG GTGTTGGCGCAAGCAACGGTGCCCACTGGCATGCTAACCGCCGCTTCACTCTTCGTCAGTTAAGGGACCTTGGAATGGGCAAATCCAAGCTGGTGGCAGGAATCCAAGAGCAGGCAACCAAGCTCGTCGAAAGGTTGAAACAGCAGGCAAACCAAGCAGCACCAGTTCCCCATGCTCTGAAGGTGGCCGTCGTTAACGTCATTTGGAATATGGTAGCAG GTAAAATGTTCGAAATGGAGGATAAGAGATTAGCCGAATTCGATAAACTTCTGCAAGATCTGAACGCTGCAACCTTCGCGCTGGGTGTGCGTGATTTCTTCCCCGGCTTGAAGTATTTGCCCAAATTTTTGCAGAATCTTCTCTTCAGTATGGATCTCGTTGAAGGATTTAAAGAGAAGTTCCTCGCGTTTTTTGAT GAAGTGGTTAATGAACACAGGGCATCCCTGGACCCCAATAACCCAGGAGACCTTGTTGATGCTTATCTTCTGGAGATGAAGGAAGGCAGTGAGAGTCCGGATGTCATTCGCAGTG AAAAGGATTTGGGTCTCCTGGTCCTCGACTTATTCTTTGCCGGGAGTGAGACGACCACGAACACTCTCACCTTCATGGTTCAATACCTGGCCATGCACCCTGACATTCAGAAGACGATGCAAGAAGAGATAGACCAAGTACTGCCTAAAGGGACCCTGGCTACACTCGAAGACAAGGCGAG GTTGCCATACACCGAGGCAGTACTGCATGAAATTCTTCGTttgtcttccctccttcccgttGGAGCTCAACACAGCGCTGTTACAGACACGCAACTTGGAGGATATTTCATTCCAAAG GGTACGACCATCTCCACATCAGCAGTGTTTATGCACAGTGACCCGAGGTACTGGGAGAAGCCGGAGGCACTGAAGCCCGAACGCTGGCTCGACGAGAACGGGAAGTTCACCACGAAGAAGGAGGGATTCATGCCCTTCGGTTCGG GCAAGAGGGTCTGCCTCGGAGAGTCCCTGGCCCGCATGGAGCTCCTCATCTTCGCCACAGCAATGCTTCAGAGTCTCAGCTTCGCCCCGCCACCAGGCGCCACTCTGGACGTCACTGCTGATCCTGCTATTCCTATGTTCCACACTCCGAGGAAGCAAGACGTCTTTATCACTCTTCGCTAA